From the genome of Candidatus Bathyarchaeota archaeon:
TACACGGTTATGAATGTAGTCGGCTATCTCTTCATAGTTTGCCCTGAGGTTTCTCTTGGCGAATATGTTCGCTATCTTGATCGCTGCTCCGGCGATATGTGAGTTGGATACGCATGAACCTACGTTGACGAGTCCTCCTGCTTCGAATGTTCCCGGATAGGCTTCGTAGAGAGTCTTACCTTCCTCATTCTTGTAGGCGGCTATTGACATGGCGGAGCATCCTGAGGCTACTACGATATATCTTCTTTTCAGAAACTCCTCAGCTATCTCAGCAACCTCTATACCTCCCTCAGGATAGTTTGCGCATCCAACCAGCGCTACTACCCCTGGGATCTCGCCTAGAACTATTGGGGCTCCTACGTTTCTGATCTCAACGTCTTGGATTGGGCCTCTTCCAACCCTTACCTTATACTTCTCTTCCCTGATCTTTCTCTCGGAACCTTTGACTATGAAGGAGTGTACTCTTATGTGGTTTGGGCAGGCGCTTTCACATCGGCCGCAGCCTATGCATGCTTCATAGAGGTTTGCTAGACCTGTGAGGTTGCCTGTTGCAGCGTCGCTGACCGCTTCAGGTATGGGTAGATTGTTGGGGCAGGCTCTTCTGCACTCATTGCATCTCGTGCATCTTCTCGCCTCCCTGATGAGCTCATCTATCTCCGGAATAATCTTGAATTTGCTCCTGTTCGGATAGACTTGAAATGCTGTTTTGACTGCTACTTCTCCAACCTTCTCTGGGTTTAGGATCAGTGCTCCAGGCGTCTTTCCACCTGCCAAGTCAGAGATTATCTCCTCAACGGGGTCGTTTGTTCGGTCTGCTAACCCTAGACAGTTCTTCTCTGTTGAAGCTATTACTGGGGCTTTTATCTTCTGGGCTTCAACCAGAATATCTGCTCGGATACATTGCTCGTCGACAACTATCACGTCGGGGACGCCGCTTCTTACATATCTCAGCTGCCATGATATTGGCCCAATTATCTTTGCTCTCGACTCATACCTGGTTATATCGTGGGCGGTGCAACATATTCCTGTGACTTCAACCTTGTCATATAGGCCGTTTCTCTCAAGGTAATCTATTATTTCAACTGATGGCGGGACATTATGACCGATGATTAGGATCACTGGTTTCGATGTGTCTACTGTTCCGAGGCCTATATCAGCAAGGGGTGCGTTCGGGTCTGCTCTCGGAAGGTTGAAGGCTGAGATCTGGGCTATGTCAGCTATCTCCATCCCAACCTGATCGATCATGCCTGCATGGAAGACTTTCGACTCGAAATCTAACTCGTCACCTTCCTGGCCTGTATGGGTTGATGAGAGTAGGTGTACGATCTGCGTCTCAAGATAGTCTAGAACATCCTCAAGATCTCCCAGGGTCTTCGGTCTGACCCCGCAGACCAGCCTCGTAACCGGCGCCTCAACCTCAACACCCACAGTTCTCCCGACGTCTATGGGGTAGTCTGGACCGTACTTCTCTATCAGGTGTTCAACCAAATGTCTTGCGTGGCCGGTGTGTGTCGCCGCCCCTATGCAACATGCTAAAAGTACTATTCTGGACTGTTGTTTTGACATGTCAAGTCCGCAGGCGCCAAGTTTCCCCTTTGAGAGGTCGCATTTACCCATCGTACATAAACAACATACGTCACAGTACGGAAGGTACATCGGCTTATACTTCTTCAAGAGTTTCAAATCCCAGTCTCTGAGGGAGGCGAGTGAAGGGAAAGGTGTAGGCCCTACCGGTTCAGCCCACTCCTCCTCAACTATTCGGCCAATAGCGATCTCTAAGCCTTTCACTTGGGCAAGCTCGGTCTTCAGCTCCTCCAATTTTAGGTGTAGTCCCTTCCTAGACATTTGGTTCTAACCT
Proteins encoded in this window:
- the cdhA gene encoding CO dehydrogenase/acetyl-CoA synthase complex subunit epsilon, with product MSRKGLHLKLEELKTELAQVKGLEIAIGRIVEEEWAEPVGPTPFPSLASLRDWDLKLLKKYKPMYLPYCDVCCLCTMGKCDLSKGKLGACGLDMSKQQSRIVLLACCIGAATHTGHARHLVEHLIEKYGPDYPIDVGRTVGVEVEAPVTRLVCGVRPKTLGDLEDVLDYLETQIVHLLSSTHTGQEGDELDFESKVFHAGMIDQVGMEIADIAQISAFNLPRADPNAPLADIGLGTVDTSKPVILIIGHNVPPSVEIIDYLERNGLYDKVEVTGICCTAHDITRYESRAKIIGPISWQLRYVRSGVPDVIVVDEQCIRADILVEAQKIKAPVIASTEKNCLGLADRTNDPVEEIISDLAGGKTPGALILNPEKVGEVAVKTAFQVYPNRSKFKIIPEIDELIREARRCTRCNECRRACPNNLPIPEAVSDAATGNLTGLANLYEACIGCGRCESACPNHIRVHSFIVKGSERKIREEKYKVRVGRGPIQDVEIRNVGAPIVLGEIPGVVALVGCANYPEGGIEVAEIAEEFLKRRYIVVASGCSAMSIAAYKNEEGKTLYEAYPGTFEAGGLVNVGSCVSNSHIAGAAIKIANIFAKRNLRANYEEIADYIHNRVGAVGLAWGAITQKAASIASGFWRLGVPVIVGPHGSKYRRMLLGRRDHEEDWYVYDARTGKRVYAGPTPEHLFYAAETKEEAMVMMAKLCLRPNDTSKGRMIKLANYIDMHRKFYGVMPDDIPQYVRRESEIPVTMKDEIVKILKDSGWQEKPTPDPTLLPRLVGVKK